In Arachis hypogaea cultivar Tifrunner chromosome 2, arahy.Tifrunner.gnm2.J5K5, whole genome shotgun sequence, a genomic segment contains:
- the LOC112736956 gene encoding protein MARD1, whose product MLLRNRRSMAMNKPNLISDHHHNHQNNSQSPKTNYDEKTTTIPSLFCSLPKLRDFTMKCLSGIEALPSPTSILDTKTVLSPLRNNIPFSYENNISPKILHSSNNKNKTMNYSKEGIGLALVGTLKDDDPIHHHHHENTGNNNNNNNILFGTQLRVKTNNNNNNSNKGCCSYSCCCSSSESSFVMMNLSEMELSEEYTCVTTHNGPNPRKTHIFVDNCIVETYYSSPSSSSSSSTIASLNNFLSFCYTCKKHLEHTKDIFIYRGDKAFCCEECRHKEMVLDGAAENL is encoded by the exons ATGCTACTAAGGAACAGAAGATCAATGGCTATGAACAAGCCAAACTTAATTTCtgatcatcatcataatcatcaaaataattctcaatcacCAAAAACAAATTATGATGAAAAAACAACCACAATTCCATCTCTATTTTGTTCCCTACCAAAATTGAGAGATTTCACTATGAAATGTCTCTCAGGAATTGAAGCCTTACCAAGCCCAACATCAATTCTTGATACAAAAACAGTACTCTCCCCACTTAGGAATAATATTCCATTCTCGTATGAGAATAACATATCCCCAAAAATATTGCACTCTtccaacaacaagaacaagactATGAATTATTCAAAAGAAGGAATTGGTCTTGCTCTTGTTGGAACCCTCAAAGATGATGATccaattcatcatcatcatcatgagaatactggaaacaacaacaacaataataatatccTCTTTGGAACTCAGCTTAGAGTgaaaaccaataataataataataatagtaataagggTTGTTGTTCTtattcttgttgttgttcttcttcagaATCATCATTTGTTATGATGAATTTGAGTGAGATGGAGCTTAGTGAGGAATACACATGTGTGACAACACATAATGGTCCTAATCCAAGAAAGACTcatatatttgttgataattgCATTGTGGAAACCTActactcttctccttcttcttcttcttcatcatcaacaaTAGCTTCACTCAATAATTTTCTCAGCTTTTGTTACACTTGCAAGAAGCATcttgaacacacaaaagacaTCTTCATTTACAG agggGACAAAGCCTTCTGCTGCGAAGAATGCCGCCACAAAGAGATGGTGTTAGATGGTGCAGcagaaaatttataa
- the LOC112721500 gene encoding uncharacterized protein, giving the protein MMKVHPSSKKRTNHRSQNAIVSSNPNPNNTKKLWRLPHVFASVLELPLHSDDDVSIDETTQFLRFVAWCKCRGSSSCGVSAEAVEIVPGITKIVIKGMDGGDCFAQQCYGFRFRLPPWTRPEMATAVCSGGKLVVTVPKTKTRGN; this is encoded by the coding sequence ATGATGAAGGTGCACCCTTCTTCAAAGAAACGAACCAACCATCGTTCCCAAAACGCCATCGTTTCATCGAACCCAAACCCAAACAATACGAAGAAGCTTTGGAGACTTCCGCACGTGTTCGCCAGCGTTCTTGAACTCCCTCTCCATTCAGACGACGACGTTTCGATCGACGAAACCACGCAGTTTCTCCGATTTGTTGCGTGGTGCAAGTGTAGAGGCTCTTCTTCTTGTGGAGTGAGTGCAGAGGCTGTAGAGATTGTTCCTGGAATAACCAAGATCGTGATCAAAGGAATGGACGGTGGAGATTGTTTTGCCCAGCAGTGTTATGGTTTTCGGTTTAGGCTTCCGCCGTGGACTAGGCCGGAGATGGCCACGGCGGTTTGCAGCGGAGGAAAGCTGGTGGTCACGGTGCCAAAGACCAAGACCAGAGGGAATTGA